Proteins encoded by one window of Nocardia goodfellowii:
- a CDS encoding DUF4129 domain-containing protein, with translation MSEVSRRDSARADDDAPGGHDPVEVEFWRPPAAEPAPRIPPLGPAAEHRGAADAAAANRDYDRALRERFRAMVRGLEQGGVLEVRRSRTADETAQDVSRALPPEASDEIQPAARDFDEVVYGGRRATEDEYRRLESADRYSAAAPPPKHGPADTEPVEVRTRKRRALPPVPDLLRNPKFWAAVLASLALALVLWGALNALGTPPAPKPPQQPDIPPPPKPPADSDDTCWIFCSGEDSIFTRMPPWLAFGGLQFLIAAAAVAWWRARRRGALVREPRPVEVAANELLAGQAALYRRSGDHEYVAAKLRAATLRRVRPTLGVPADARPEQIVAAVSARTGTDQQLVGTALYGPVPDTEALRIVAAVLDLIEADTPSSTPAGATAGPTGGDR, from the coding sequence ATGAGTGAAGTATCGCGTCGCGATTCCGCGCGGGCAGACGACGACGCGCCGGGCGGGCACGATCCCGTCGAAGTCGAGTTCTGGCGTCCGCCCGCGGCCGAGCCCGCGCCGCGGATCCCGCCGCTGGGTCCGGCGGCCGAGCATCGCGGCGCGGCCGACGCCGCCGCCGCGAACCGCGACTACGACCGTGCGCTCCGGGAGCGATTCCGTGCCATGGTGCGCGGCTTGGAACAGGGCGGCGTGCTCGAGGTGCGGCGCTCGCGCACCGCCGACGAAACCGCCCAGGACGTGTCCCGCGCGCTGCCGCCCGAAGCGAGCGACGAGATCCAGCCCGCGGCACGCGATTTCGACGAGGTCGTCTACGGCGGCCGCCGCGCCACCGAGGACGAATACCGGCGGCTGGAATCCGCCGATCGTTACTCCGCGGCCGCCCCGCCGCCCAAGCACGGCCCGGCCGACACCGAGCCGGTCGAGGTGCGCACGCGCAAACGCCGCGCGCTTCCGCCGGTACCCGACCTGCTGCGGAATCCGAAATTCTGGGCGGCCGTGCTGGCTTCCCTCGCTCTGGCGCTGGTCCTGTGGGGCGCGCTCAACGCGCTCGGCACGCCCCCCGCGCCGAAACCGCCCCAGCAGCCGGACATCCCGCCGCCACCGAAGCCGCCCGCGGATAGCGACGACACCTGCTGGATCTTCTGCTCCGGCGAGGACTCGATCTTCACCCGCATGCCCCCGTGGCTGGCGTTCGGTGGTCTGCAATTCCTGATCGCCGCCGCGGCAGTGGCTTGGTGGCGGGCCCGTCGCCGGGGCGCGCTGGTCCGGGAACCGCGCCCGGTCGAGGTCGCGGCGAACGAACTGCTGGCCGGGCAGGCCGCGCTCTATCGGCGTTCCGGCGATCACGAATATGTCGCCGCGAAACTTCGCGCCGCCACCCTGCGCCGCGTCCGGCCCACCCTCGGTGTGCCCGCCGACGCGCGGCCGGAACAGATCGTCGCCGCCGTCAGCGCACGCACCGGCACCGACCAGCAGTTGGTCGGCACCGCCCTGTACGGCCCCGTACCCGACACCGAGGCGCTGCGTATCGTCGCCGCGGTGCTCGATCTGATCGAGGCCGATACGCCGAGCAGCACACCAGCCGGCGCCACCGCCGGACCCACAGGAGGGGACCGATGA
- a CDS encoding AAA family ATPase, whose amino-acid sequence MTQTDTTHTPTAAEAVQAFAALRNEIGKAVVGNDQAIMYLVLALLCRGHVLLEGVPGVAKTLLVRALATALDLEHSRVQFTPDLMPGDVTGSQIYDPHSAEFTFRHGPVFTNLLLADEINRTPPKTQSALLESMEERQVSVDGKPQLLPDPFVVIATQNPVEQEGTYPLPEAQLDRFLFKVDIQLPGRDDEFRILQRHAAGFDPRDLTAAGLRPVAGSAHITAGRAAVAQVTISPEVLAYTVDLCRATRNSPAVQHGASTRGATALMAAARAFAWLNGRAFTTPDDVKYVATAVLRHRLQLKPEAELDGVTTEGVLSSLLLSVPVPV is encoded by the coding sequence ATGACCCAGACCGACACCACCCACACCCCGACCGCCGCGGAGGCCGTGCAGGCGTTCGCGGCGCTGCGGAACGAGATCGGCAAGGCGGTCGTCGGAAACGACCAGGCCATCATGTATCTGGTGCTCGCGCTGCTGTGCCGGGGGCACGTGCTGCTCGAGGGTGTGCCCGGTGTCGCGAAGACCCTGCTGGTGCGGGCGCTGGCGACGGCGCTGGATCTGGAGCATTCCCGAGTCCAGTTCACTCCCGACCTGATGCCGGGCGATGTCACCGGTTCGCAGATCTACGATCCGCATTCCGCCGAGTTCACTTTCCGGCACGGCCCGGTGTTCACCAATCTGCTGCTCGCCGACGAGATCAACCGGACGCCCCCGAAAACCCAGTCGGCGCTGCTGGAATCGATGGAGGAGCGCCAGGTCTCGGTGGACGGCAAACCGCAGCTGTTGCCCGACCCGTTCGTGGTGATCGCCACCCAGAATCCGGTCGAGCAGGAGGGCACCTATCCGCTGCCGGAGGCGCAGCTGGACCGGTTCCTGTTCAAGGTCGACATCCAATTGCCCGGCCGCGACGACGAATTCCGCATCCTGCAGCGGCACGCCGCCGGCTTCGATCCGCGTGATCTGACCGCCGCCGGTCTGCGTCCGGTGGCGGGCTCGGCGCACATCACCGCCGGGCGGGCGGCTGTCGCGCAGGTGACGATCAGTCCCGAGGTGCTGGCCTACACCGTCGATCTGTGCCGGGCCACCCGCAACTCCCCCGCCGTGCAGCACGGCGCTTCGACCCGTGGCGCGACCGCGCTGATGGCGGCCGCGCGCGCCTTCGCCTGGCTCAACGGCCGCGCGTTCACCACCCCCGACGACGTGAAATACGTTGCCACGGCGGTACTCCGGCACCGGCTGCAGCTGAAGCCGGAGGCCGAACTGGACGGCGTGACGACCGAGGGTGTGCTCTCGTCGCTGCTGCTGTCGGTTCCGGTCCCGGTGTAG
- a CDS encoding DUF58 domain-containing protein, translated as MVVTGRLAAVAALGALLVAVELHGWGGVIFVTSILGWLLLIDVGWVARARAVSLTREPLTVVRLDRSVEVELVVTNTGNRTVRGYLWDDWPDSARTRNRRHRIHLAPNTMVRLRTTLTPTCRGDRVAGPVTLRLLGPLGLAGRQTRRAVPARVRALPPFRSERLMRSKVRRLQHLEGRNVANTRGQGTEFDSFREYVAGDDVRSIDWRATARATDVLVRTWRPERNRHVMMLLDTGRISAGRVGEGTRLDAGIEAALLLGGIAGAAGDSVDLLAYDREVRAEVRGIGGNRLQLKLMHALAGVTPALVDTDAPGLVRAVIQRARRRSLVVWFTTLDGAAVEENLLPVLPVLAVRHRVLIVSVTDPDIAAAATRRDRLDDLYTAAAAESVLAERALVQESLRRMGIAVVSAPPNRLPEALADEYLELKQSGSL; from the coding sequence GTGGTCGTCACCGGACGGCTGGCCGCCGTCGCGGCGCTGGGCGCCCTGCTGGTCGCCGTGGAGTTGCACGGCTGGGGTGGGGTCATCTTCGTGACCTCGATTCTCGGCTGGCTGCTGTTGATCGATGTGGGCTGGGTGGCGCGGGCGCGGGCGGTGAGCCTGACCCGCGAGCCGCTCACGGTGGTTCGGCTGGATCGCAGCGTGGAGGTCGAGCTCGTCGTGACCAACACCGGTAACCGCACCGTGCGCGGCTACCTCTGGGACGACTGGCCGGACAGCGCCCGCACACGTAACCGCAGGCACCGAATCCATTTGGCGCCCAACACGATGGTTCGACTGCGCACCACCCTCACGCCGACTTGTCGCGGCGACCGCGTCGCGGGCCCGGTGACGCTGCGGCTGCTCGGCCCACTCGGGCTGGCGGGCAGGCAGACTCGTCGTGCGGTCCCCGCGCGGGTGCGTGCGCTGCCGCCGTTTCGCAGTGAGCGGTTGATGCGTTCGAAAGTGCGGCGGTTGCAGCATCTCGAGGGCCGCAATGTCGCCAACACCCGCGGGCAGGGCACCGAATTCGATTCCTTCCGTGAGTATGTCGCCGGTGACGACGTGCGGTCGATCGATTGGCGGGCCACCGCCCGCGCCACCGACGTGCTGGTGCGCACTTGGCGGCCGGAACGCAACCGGCACGTCATGATGCTGCTGGACACCGGGCGAATCAGCGCCGGTCGGGTCGGCGAGGGCACCCGGCTGGACGCGGGTATCGAGGCCGCGCTGCTGCTCGGTGGAATCGCCGGGGCCGCCGGTGATTCGGTCGATCTGCTGGCCTACGACCGCGAGGTCCGCGCGGAGGTGCGCGGCATCGGCGGAAACCGGTTGCAGCTCAAACTGATGCACGCGCTGGCCGGGGTGACGCCCGCGTTGGTCGACACCGACGCGCCGGGGCTGGTGCGCGCTGTCATCCAGCGGGCCCGCCGCCGCAGCCTGGTGGTCTGGTTCACCACCTTGGACGGCGCCGCGGTCGAGGAGAATCTACTGCCGGTGCTGCCGGTATTGGCTGTGCGGCACCGGGTCCTGATTGTCTCGGTCACCGATCCGGACATCGCCGCGGCCGCCACCCGCCGTGACCGTCTGGATGACCTCTACACCGCGGCCGCCGCCGAATCGGTGCTGGCCGAGCGTGCGCTGGTGCAGGAATCGTTGCGCCGCATGGGTATCGCGGTGGTTTCCGCTCCGCCGAATCGGCTGCCCGAAGCGCTCGCCGACGAGTATCTCGAACTCAAGCAATCCGGCTCCTTGTGA
- a CDS encoding esterase/lipase family protein, producing the protein MRALFRRSSKALLLVAALAALWTTASAPAHADLPVDYNFFSGIPSELTNPNGALPGANDWSCRPTAAHPNPVVLVHGTGGGAQTNWGVYAPLLANAGYCVYSLTYGALPAPWPLNQIGGLRPIPESAAQLAAFIDRVRGATGAERVDIVAHSQGNFVGNYYVKRLGGAGQVDKFVGIAPPWLGIWEDATDLIRTFARGLGAPAASVDSMLTLGLCQSCPTMLGGSAFLAALNADGVYHPTVTYTNIATRYDEAVMPYTVGLVPAPNATNITVQDGCESDFSEHAGIAGSPRAAAFALNALDPANPRPVPCEFIPPFTG; encoded by the coding sequence ATGCGTGCGTTGTTCCGGCGCTCATCGAAAGCACTACTGCTCGTCGCCGCTCTCGCGGCCCTCTGGACGACGGCGAGCGCACCGGCCCACGCCGACCTGCCGGTGGACTACAACTTCTTCTCCGGCATCCCGTCCGAGCTGACCAACCCGAACGGAGCCTTGCCCGGCGCGAACGACTGGTCCTGCCGTCCCACCGCCGCACACCCCAATCCCGTTGTGCTGGTGCACGGTACCGGCGGCGGCGCGCAAACCAACTGGGGCGTCTACGCGCCACTGCTCGCCAACGCCGGCTACTGCGTCTATTCGCTCACCTATGGCGCACTGCCGGCGCCGTGGCCGCTGAACCAGATCGGCGGCCTGCGGCCCATTCCCGAAAGCGCCGCTCAGCTGGCCGCTTTCATCGACCGTGTGCGCGGCGCGACCGGAGCCGAACGCGTCGACATCGTCGCGCATTCGCAAGGCAACTTCGTCGGCAACTACTACGTCAAACGTCTGGGTGGCGCCGGTCAAGTCGACAAGTTCGTCGGCATCGCCCCACCCTGGCTCGGCATCTGGGAAGACGCCACCGACCTCATCCGCACATTCGCCCGCGGCCTCGGCGCCCCCGCCGCCTCCGTCGACAGCATGCTCACCCTCGGCCTCTGCCAGTCCTGCCCCACCATGCTCGGCGGCTCCGCTTTCCTGGCCGCCTTGAACGCCGACGGCGTCTACCACCCCACCGTCACCTACACCAATATCGCCACCCGCTACGACGAAGCCGTCATGCCTTATACCGTCGGCCTGGTCCCCGCCCCCAACGCCACCAACATCACCGTCCAGGACGGCTGCGAATCCGATTTCTCCGAGCACGCGGGCATCGCCGGCAGCCCCCGCGCAGCCGCCTTCGCCCTGAACGCCCTCGACCCAGCCAACCCCCGCCCGGTCCCCTGCGAGTTCATCCCCCCGTTCACCGGCTAG
- a CDS encoding RDD family protein has protein sequence MAEFTTGEAVSLELPIARIPTRATAFLIDVLVQLVLGTVGLLTVAVLLEQADADDAWVAAIFLLTIVAVLVGYPVTCETLSRGRTLGKIAVGLRVVRTDGGPIDFRHALTRGLSGAIVDFWVFGGFGAIAVITSICSPNARRVGDVLAGTVVVHAQQPLPRPALAVPPPWLAGWVTQLDLTGIPEDLALAVRQYLTRLRTLTPAAQAGLGQQLVHAVCARLRIAPPVGYPPVQILGAIIAERQRRALTTSGPSLVRTG, from the coding sequence ATGGCTGAATTCACTACCGGCGAAGCGGTCTCGTTAGAGCTGCCGATCGCCCGGATCCCCACCAGGGCCACCGCGTTTCTCATCGACGTGCTGGTCCAGCTCGTGCTGGGCACCGTCGGCCTGCTCACGGTCGCCGTCCTGCTGGAGCAGGCCGACGCCGACGACGCGTGGGTCGCCGCGATCTTCTTGCTGACCATCGTGGCCGTTCTGGTCGGCTACCCCGTCACCTGCGAGACCCTCAGCCGTGGCCGGACACTCGGCAAAATCGCCGTCGGTCTCCGGGTCGTCCGCACCGACGGCGGCCCCATCGATTTCCGGCACGCCCTCACCCGTGGGCTGTCCGGCGCGATCGTCGACTTCTGGGTGTTCGGCGGGTTCGGCGCGATCGCGGTCATCACCTCGATCTGTTCCCCCAACGCCCGCCGCGTCGGCGATGTGCTCGCGGGCACTGTCGTCGTGCACGCGCAGCAGCCGCTGCCCCGCCCGGCCCTCGCCGTCCCCCCGCCCTGGCTGGCCGGCTGGGTCACCCAGCTCGATCTCACCGGCATCCCGGAGGACCTCGCCCTCGCGGTCCGGCAATACCTGACCCGGCTCCGAACCCTCACTCCCGCAGCACAAGCCGGCCTCGGACAGCAACTCGTCCACGCGGTCTGCGCCCGCCTCCGCATCGCACCTCCCGTCGGCTACCCGCCGGTCCAGATCCTCGGCGCGATCATCGCCGAACGTCAGCGCCGCGCCCTCACGACCAGCGGACCCAGCCTGGTACGCACCGGCTGA
- a CDS encoding stage II sporulation protein M, with protein sequence MDVDAYSVMHRRSWDRLDYLSRRGKLTGAEAEELVALYRRTSQQLARLQSHSPEPELIAGLSAVLTRARGKVLGTKSDPWAEIGRFWTHAFPAAVYRTWVWWATAGALFVLLTAGIAEWVRGSGAARDLFGIPADNSAITAPGGRFETYYTEHPNDAFAAQVWTNNAWVSAICLFTGVLILPVLYMLVMNAVNVGITGGLMAEADRLDAFFGYILPHGMLELTAVFVAGGAGLKLGWTLIDPGRLSRLEAVARQGRATATIALGLVAVLFVSGLLEGFVTPSGLPGSMRIGIGFLAEALFLVYVFGLGRRAVLAQASNPAAATLDNPWQTTPSTH encoded by the coding sequence ATGGACGTGGACGCCTACAGCGTCATGCATCGGCGGTCCTGGGACCGGCTGGACTATCTGTCCCGGCGGGGGAAGCTCACCGGCGCCGAAGCCGAAGAGCTGGTCGCGCTGTACCGGCGGACGTCGCAGCAACTGGCCCGGCTGCAATCGCACAGTCCGGAACCGGAACTCATCGCTGGGCTGAGCGCGGTACTGACTCGGGCGCGCGGCAAGGTGCTGGGCACCAAATCCGATCCGTGGGCCGAGATCGGCCGATTCTGGACGCACGCCTTCCCGGCGGCGGTGTACCGGACCTGGGTGTGGTGGGCGACGGCGGGCGCGTTGTTCGTCTTGCTGACGGCCGGGATCGCCGAGTGGGTTCGCGGTTCCGGTGCGGCCCGCGACCTGTTCGGTATTCCGGCGGACAACTCCGCGATCACCGCGCCGGGCGGCAGGTTCGAGACGTATTACACCGAGCATCCGAACGACGCGTTCGCCGCGCAGGTCTGGACCAACAACGCCTGGGTGAGCGCGATCTGCTTGTTCACCGGCGTGCTGATCCTGCCCGTGCTCTACATGCTGGTGATGAACGCGGTGAATGTCGGCATCACGGGCGGCCTGATGGCCGAGGCCGATCGGCTGGACGCGTTCTTCGGCTACATCCTGCCGCACGGGATGCTGGAATTGACGGCGGTGTTCGTCGCCGGCGGCGCGGGTTTGAAGCTGGGCTGGACGCTGATCGATCCCGGCCGGTTGAGCCGGTTGGAGGCGGTCGCCCGGCAGGGCCGTGCCACCGCGACGATCGCGCTGGGTCTGGTGGCGGTGTTGTTCGTATCCGGCCTGCTCGAAGGGTTCGTGACGCCGAGCGGCTTGCCCGGTTCGATGCGGATCGGCATCGGTTTCCTCGCGGAGGCCCTGTTTCTGGTGTATGTGTTCGGCCTGGGACGGCGGGCGGTGCTCGCGCAAGCCAGCAATCCGGCGGCGGCGACGCTCGACAACCCATGGCAGACAACGCCGAGCACACACTGA
- a CDS encoding class I SAM-dependent methyltransferase, whose protein sequence is MSGVRAKILSTLAGQLGNPHGVLGKGVAFVLNRGNKALIAAAVDAATGATVADIGFGGGVGLELLLAREATAVVHGVEISPDMLARARSAYAREVAAGRLRLTAGSMTDLPFADDSLDAAITVNTIYFVPDLDAACAELARAVRPGGKVVIGIGDPEAMAGMPFTAYGFTLRPVADVRAALERAGCTVEHRQLPSRPIPTHLLVAEPN, encoded by the coding sequence ATGTCTGGAGTACGCGCGAAAATCCTGTCCACGCTCGCGGGCCAGCTCGGCAACCCGCACGGCGTGCTGGGTAAGGGTGTCGCCTTCGTGCTCAACCGCGGCAACAAAGCCCTCATCGCAGCCGCGGTCGATGCCGCCACGGGCGCGACCGTCGCCGATATCGGTTTCGGTGGCGGCGTCGGGCTCGAGTTGCTGCTCGCCCGCGAGGCGACCGCTGTGGTGCACGGCGTGGAGATCTCCCCGGACATGCTGGCCCGCGCGCGTTCGGCATACGCTCGCGAAGTCGCCGCGGGGCGACTGCGGCTCACCGCGGGCTCGATGACCGATCTGCCGTTCGCCGACGACAGCCTGGACGCGGCCATCACCGTGAACACCATCTATTTCGTGCCCGATCTGGATGCCGCCTGCGCCGAACTCGCGCGCGCCGTGCGACCCGGCGGCAAGGTGGTGATCGGCATCGGCGATCCGGAGGCGATGGCCGGAATGCCCTTCACCGCCTACGGATTCACGCTTCGCCCGGTAGCCGATGTACGGGCCGCGCTGGAGCGCGCGGGCTGCACTGTCGAACACCGGCAGCTCCCGAGCCGTCCGATCCCCACGCATCTGCTTGTCGCCGAACCGAATTGA
- a CDS encoding SDR family NAD(P)-dependent oxidoreductase: MRRYEGRRVLVTGAGSGIGQGIALRLLDEGAQLIAADVDEAGLQTTADKAGDAAERLRTVQVNIADPASVGAGVAEGLEFLGGLDVLVNAAGILKPARTHEMPLDAWNQIITVNLTGTFLMTQAALPALLDSGHGVVVNLSSTAATNAAPYLAAYAASKGGVNAFTHAIALEYAKQGLRAVNILPAGITSGITTKSILDQPEGADWNLFARLTGWLNGGALGTPDDIAGVVAMVASDDGRYMTGCEIRVDGGAVM, translated from the coding sequence ATGCGCAGATATGAGGGCCGTCGAGTACTGGTGACCGGAGCGGGATCGGGTATCGGACAGGGCATCGCCCTGCGCCTACTCGACGAGGGGGCGCAGCTGATCGCCGCCGATGTCGACGAGGCCGGCCTGCAAACCACCGCGGACAAAGCGGGTGACGCGGCCGAGCGGCTGCGGACGGTCCAGGTGAACATCGCGGACCCGGCGTCGGTCGGCGCGGGTGTCGCCGAAGGACTCGAATTCCTCGGCGGGCTGGACGTTCTGGTGAACGCGGCCGGCATCCTGAAGCCCGCGCGCACGCACGAGATGCCGCTGGACGCCTGGAACCAGATCATCACGGTCAACCTGACCGGTACTTTCCTGATGACCCAGGCCGCGCTGCCCGCGCTCCTGGATTCCGGGCACGGCGTCGTGGTCAATCTGTCCTCCACCGCGGCCACCAACGCCGCGCCGTACCTCGCCGCGTACGCCGCGTCCAAGGGTGGCGTCAACGCGTTCACCCATGCCATCGCGCTGGAATACGCCAAGCAGGGACTGCGCGCGGTGAACATCCTGCCGGCCGGCATCACCAGCGGCATCACCACCAAGTCGATCCTGGATCAGCCCGAGGGCGCGGACTGGAACCTGTTCGCGCGCTTGACCGGCTGGCTCAACGGCGGCGCGCTCGGTACCCCCGACGACATCGCGGGTGTGGTCGCCATGGTCGCCTCCGACGACGGCCGGTACATGACCGGCTGCGAGATCCGCGTCGACGGCGGCGCGGTCATGTAG
- a CDS encoding NADH:flavin oxidoreductase, with the protein MSPDPFGPAMLGPVHLRNRVIKAATFEGRTPDALVTDELIEFHRRVAAGGAAMTTVAYCAVAPEGRTDRHQIWMRPDAVPGLQKLTDAVHAEGAAASAQIGHAGPVANAASNRLPALAPGRQFNPLGLRFTHAATESDLRRVIDAHAGAARLAVRAGFDAVELHFGHNYLLSSFLSPLENKRTDSYGGSLENRARLVRQTADAVRRAVGDSIAVLAKFNMDDGVRGGFRGAESLTVAQWLAADGNLDALELTVGSSLRNPMFLFRGDVPIREFAAQFPPLQRWGIRLGGRKFLRTYPYRETYLLDEALKFRAALDLPLILLGGIASRAAIDTAMTNGFEFVAMARALLYDPNLINQLRAEERTVSPCTHCNRCMPTIYERTRCVLTETDITSATPGSAPSTKLTKN; encoded by the coding sequence ATGTCGCCTGATCCGTTCGGCCCCGCCATGCTCGGACCGGTGCACCTGCGTAACCGTGTCATCAAAGCGGCCACCTTCGAAGGCCGCACCCCGGACGCGCTGGTCACCGATGAGCTCATCGAATTCCACCGCCGAGTAGCGGCGGGCGGCGCGGCTATGACCACCGTCGCCTACTGCGCCGTCGCCCCCGAGGGCCGCACCGATCGGCACCAGATCTGGATGCGTCCGGACGCGGTGCCGGGACTACAGAAGCTCACCGACGCGGTACACGCGGAAGGCGCCGCCGCCTCCGCCCAGATCGGCCACGCGGGCCCGGTCGCGAACGCCGCTTCCAATCGGCTGCCCGCACTCGCGCCCGGCCGGCAGTTCAACCCGCTCGGCCTGCGCTTCACCCACGCCGCCACCGAATCGGACCTGCGCCGCGTCATCGACGCGCACGCCGGCGCCGCCCGGCTGGCGGTGCGGGCCGGATTCGACGCCGTGGAACTGCACTTCGGCCACAACTATCTCCTCAGCTCGTTCCTGAGCCCGCTGGAGAACAAACGCACCGACAGCTACGGCGGCAGCTTGGAAAACCGCGCCCGCCTGGTCCGCCAGACCGCCGACGCGGTGCGCCGCGCGGTCGGCGACTCGATCGCCGTGCTCGCCAAATTCAATATGGACGATGGTGTGCGCGGCGGTTTCCGGGGTGCGGAAAGCTTGACCGTGGCCCAGTGGCTCGCCGCCGACGGCAACCTGGACGCGCTCGAACTCACCGTCGGCAGTTCGCTGCGCAACCCCATGTTCCTGTTCCGCGGCGACGTGCCGATCCGCGAGTTCGCCGCCCAATTCCCGCCGTTGCAGCGCTGGGGAATCCGGCTCGGCGGCCGCAAATTCCTGCGCACCTACCCGTACCGCGAGACCTATCTGCTCGACGAGGCCCTGAAATTTCGCGCGGCCCTGGACCTCCCGCTGATCCTGCTCGGCGGCATCGCCTCCCGCGCCGCCATCGACACCGCCATGACCAACGGGTTCGAGTTCGTCGCCATGGCCCGCGCCCTGCTCTACGACCCGAACCTGATCAACCAGCTGCGCGCCGAAGAGCGCACGGTCTCCCCCTGTACGCACTGCAACCGCTGCATGCCCACCATCTACGAACGCACCCGCTGCGTACTCACCGAGACCGACATCACTTCCGCCACGCCCGGGAGCGCTCCCAGCACCAAACTGACGAAGAACTGA